Below is a genomic region from Ammonifex degensii KC4.
TTTCTACCTGATAGCGCTCGAGCCGCCCGTCCTCCACCACGGTCAGAAGCTCGGCCTTCCCCGGATGTACCTGGCTCGAAGAAGCTACCGGTATGGGGTGACGGTAAAAAGGGTGGGAAGGAAAGTTTTCTAGCCGGCCGAAGATGCCAAAAGGTGTATTGCGCTCGATAGACCCCTGAAACCCGGAAAGAGGCGCCAAGACCCCTATCTTCTCCCCCGGCTGCCCCTTTTTTCCCTTGCGCACCTCCTGGATATAGGCCTCGACTATTTTCCCTTCCGCCAGTTCCATCGGTCTGGCCGCGATCCCTCCCAAGTCAACCGCGTGCCCTAGAGCACCATAGAGGCGGGTTTTGGGCTCGTAAAAAGTGAGGGTGCCTACCCCAGCCGTAGCCTCCTGGACCAGCAAGCCTAAGCGGTAAGACCGGGTGCGCTGGCAAAAAGCAGGACGCACCTTTACCATCAATTCTTTCTTTCCCCTCTTTACTTTGAGGGTGACCTCCTTTCCCTCGCGCCCCGCACGCTCCACCGCCTCTTTCAGGGACCTGGTGCTCTGCAGGGACTGGCCGTCAACAGAAAGGATTACGTCCCCTTTCTTGAGGCCCGCGGCAGCGGCCGGGTTGAGGTAGTGTTCCCCTTCCAAGACATCGGCAAATCCGGCCACGATCACTCCTTGGGCGTGAAGAAGCACCCCTACTGACTGTCCTCCCGGAAATACCTGGCAGGCAGGCTGGACGTCAAGAACCAGGGTACGTAGCGGCAGGATACCTTCCAGCCAGAGGCGCGCCTTCACCTGCCCGGGCATCCCGGCCTGAAAGGCTAGAGAACCTTTTCTGACCGAGAAAGAGCCGCCTTTAAGC
It encodes:
- the spoIVB gene encoding SpoIVB peptidase, producing MTGKRRFTAVFVFFLFFFLCSYFSAAFWPVKQELLVGELLDLSQSLPSFFRSRVKLELKGGSFSVRKGSLAFQAGMPGQVKARLWLEGILPLRTLVLDVQPACQVFPGGQSVGVLLHAQGVIVAGFADVLEGEHYLNPAAAAGLKKGDVILSVDGQSLQSTRSLKEAVERAGREGKEVTLKVKRGKKELMVKVRPAFCQRTRSYRLGLLVQEATAGVGTLTFYEPKTRLYGALGHAVDLGGIAARPMELAEGKIVEAYIQEVRKGKKGQPGEKIGVLAPLSGFQGSIERNTPFGIFGRLENFPSHPFYRHPIPVASSSQVHPGKAELLTVVEDGRLERYQVEIIRLNPFGGSSGKDLVVKITDPRLLNATGGIVQGMSGSPLIQDGRLVGAITHVLVSHPERGYAILAERMLKECGLLPASASFWGKKFLSGWEDKFSPRRIIWKEA